A genomic window from Silene latifolia isolate original U9 population chromosome Y, ASM4854445v1, whole genome shotgun sequence includes:
- the LOC141632043 gene encoding uncharacterized protein LOC141632043 gives MYNASANGLAKAFNKTLYNLLRKLVAKSKRDWHERIGEALWAYRTIYKTPTQAIPYALVFRVEAVLPLELQIPSLRIAIHEGLTDDENDKLLLALLEALDEK, from the coding sequence ATGTACAATGCTTCTGCAAATGGGTTGGCTAAAGCCTTCAATAAAACCCTTTACAACTTGTTGAGAAAATTAGTAGCAAAGTCAAAGCGAGATTGGCATGAAAGGATTGGTGAAGCATTGTGGGCATATCGTACCATATACAAAACACCTACTCAAGCAATCCCATATGCATTGGTGTTCAGAGTGGAGGCCGTGTTGCCTTTGGAGTTGCAGATCCCTTCCTTACGCATTGCTATTCATGAGGGACTCACGGATGACGAAAATGACAAATTGTTATTAGCATTGTTGGAAGCTCTCGATGAAAAATGA